A stretch of Natator depressus isolate rNatDep1 chromosome 2, rNatDep2.hap1, whole genome shotgun sequence DNA encodes these proteins:
- the ASNS gene encoding asparagine synthetase [glutamine-hydrolyzing], whose protein sequence is MCGIWALFGSDECLSVQCLSAMKIAHRGPDAFRFENVNGFTNCCFGFHRLAIVDQLYGMQPIRVKKFPYLWLCYNGEIYNFRQLQKQFGFEYQTLVDGEVILHLYNRGGIEQTASMLDGVFAFILLDTANRKVFLGRDTYGVRPLFKVLTEDGFLGVCSEAKGLINLKHSMSSCPKVEPFLPGHYEVLDLKPSGKVASVELVKFHSCKDEPLHAAYDTMEHLPAGLDLETVKSNIRLLFENAVRKRLMSHRRIGCLLSGGLDSSLVAAMLVKLMKESSVSYPLQTFAIGMEDSPDLLAARKVAAYIGSEHHEVIFNSEEGIQALEEVIFSLETYDITTVRASVGMYLVSKHISKKTDSVVIFSGEGSDELTQGYIYFHKAPSPEEAMEDSERLLRELYMFDVLRADRTTAAHGLELRVPFLDHRFTYYYLSLPAKLRIPKNGIEKHLLRESFQDSNLLPKEILWRPKEAFSDGITSLKKSWFSILQEYVDLQVDDLLLEKAAEKFPFNPPKTKEGYYYRQIFEKHYPGRADWLSHYWMPRWIEATDPSARTLKHYKSATKE, encoded by the exons ATGTGTGGTATCTGGGCCCTTTTTGGAAGCGATGAATGCCTTTCTGTCCAGTGTCTAAGTGCCATGAAAATAGCTCACCGAGGTCCTGATGCATTTCGTTTTGAAAACGTCAATGGCTTCACCAACTGTTGTTTTGGTTTCCATCGTCTTGCGATTGTTGATCAATTATATGGCATGCAGCCTATTCGGGTGAAGAAATTTCCATATTTATGGCTATGTTACAATGGAGAAATCTACAACTTCAGAcag CTGCAAAAGCAGTTTGGATTTGAATATCAGACTTTAGTAGATGGCGAGGTAATCCTTCATCTTTACAACAGAGGAGGAATAGAGCAAACAGCCTCCATGCTAGATGGTGTGTTTGCATTCATCCTGCTGGACACGGCAAACAGGAAAGTGTTTCTGGGAAGAGATACGTATGGAGTCAGACCATTGTTTAAGGTGCTGACTGAAGATGGATTCTTGGGTGTCTGCTCTGAGGCAAAAG GTCTTATCAACTTAAAGCACTCCATGTCCTCTTGTCCTAAAGTGGAGCCATTTCTTCCGGGACACTATGAAGTGTTGGATTTAAAACCATCTGGCAAAGTTGCATCAGTGGAACTGGTAAAATTTCATAGTTGTAAAGATGAACCTCTGCATGCTGCTTATGATACAATGGAACATCTGCCTGCAG GTTTGGATCTTGAAACGGTGAAAAGCAACATTCGGCTTCTGTTTGAAAATGCTGTTAGAAAACGTTTAATGAGTCACAGAAGAATTGGCTGTCTTTTGTCAG GGGGTTTGGATTCCAGTTTGGTTGCTGCGATGCTTGTGAAACTGATGAAAGAATCAAGCGTCAGTTACCCTTTACAAACCTTTGCCATTGGAATGGAAGACAGTCCTGATTTATTGGCTGCCAGAAAG GTAGCTGCTTATATTGGCAGCGAACATCATGAAGTAATATTTAATTCTGAAGAAGGAATTCAGGCATTAGAAGAAGTTATTTTTAGCTTGGAAACATATGATATTACAACAGTAAGAGCTTCAGTTG GTATGTATCTGGTTTCCAAACACATAAGCAAGAAAACAGACAGTGTGGTCATTTTCTCAGGGGAAGGCTCAGATGAGCTTACACAAGGCTATATCTATTTCCATAAG GCCCCATCTCCTGAAGAAGCTATGGAAGACAGTGAGAGGCTTCTGAGAGAACTCTACATGTTTGATGTACTTCGTGCAGACAGAACTACTGCGGCTCACGG tcTTGAACTGAGAGTCCCATTTTTGGATCACCGATTTACTTATTATTACCTGTCCCTGCCAGCGAAACTCAGAATTCCAAAG AATGGAATTGAAAAGCATCTCTTGAGAGAATCGTTTCAGGATTCCAACTTGCTTCCTAAAGAAATACTCTGGAGACCCAAAGAAGCCTTCAGTGATGGTATAACATCTCTCAAGAAGTCTTGGTTTTCAATTCTCCAAGAGTATGTTGATCTCCAG GTTGATGACCTTCTGCTGGAAAAGGCAGCAGAGAAATTTCCTTTTAATCCTCCTAAGACTAAAGAAGGTTACTACTACCGCCAGATCTTTGAGAAGCACTACCCTGGGCGAGCTGATTGGCTCTCCCATTACTGGATGCCAAGATGGATTGAAGCTACTGATCCTTCTGCTCGCACATTGAAACATTACAAGTCAGCTACCAAAGAATAA